A single genomic interval of Xyrauchen texanus isolate HMW12.3.18 chromosome 48, RBS_HiC_50CHRs, whole genome shotgun sequence harbors:
- the LOC127639684 gene encoding NCK-interacting protein with SH3 domain-like gives MMYRSLFAFNSAERNALHFPAGESFIILERSSAHWWLATRCNSGETGYIPATYIEKIPTPKHDEVLQSIDRAIEAIHNVAMTNGGKYNLEQRDVLQKLIHHRKETLTRRSPTASNHKQKLPSSSSDVSLSRTSQPPNGLNRTYSCQSNEPVSESCAGAPGLYQVPPHPRRAAPVTPPEKRREPLRNDPEVPTRVSSSSPAPNAVSVAAIGHTPSVSSGSSHSMISSDVSLPSVSSTPPPVPKRGKAPPPPLHDHSPSPQQDLSKKGPAPLPITSQAPPPLLADQSPSPDVSKKPAPQPISSQPASEQQSEAEFPLAPPPISLSPSLSAGVPMTIGAELIELVRKNTGLSYDLSRVAVGIVVGHLQSALPTATSDLEQVLLSLVESKDLSSALPLGQVCHDEQRLQVIFSDLARHRDDSQQRSWALYEDHALIACYLEELLQILTDADPEVCKKMCRVNEFEPVQSLVSYYQMEHRVSLRLLLLKVFGAMCSLDAALISALLNTVLTMELARDLQNDTHEHEKMCYSALLLAMIFSMGEQIPLHHYDHLNSSFLEFLLDVIEDGLPSDLTEQLPDLFINLLLAFNLHLSAPDSNMVMQALIKRHNVKILTEKMLLLLNRGEDPVCVFSHAPAAPHAVLKFLQDVFVSRDTADIFYHSDLMVMIDIAVRQISDLSPGDRMRREYLSLMLAIMRSTDYLQHQHRLPDLQAALHRILGEEDEDEGSSRQMDKLIVQQMYKEFPHICRN, from the exons ATGATGTATCGCTCTTTATTCGCCTTCAATTCTGCGGAGCGGAACGCACTGCACTTCCCCGCGGGAGAATCATTTATCATTCTCGAGCGCAGCAGCGCGCACTGGTGGCTCGCGACACGCTGTAACTCCGGCGAGACGGGATACATCCCTGCGACATATATAGAGAAAATACCG ACTCCGAAGCATGACGAGGTTCTGCAGTCGATTGATCGAGCCATTGAAGCCATTCACAATGTGGCCATGACGAATGGAGGCAAATACAATCTGGAGCAGAGAGATGTTCTGCA GAAGTTGATCCATCACAGGAAGGAGACTCTGACTCGCAGAAGTCCCACTGCATCCAATCACAAGCAGAAACTCCCATCATCCTCTAGTGACGTGTCATTGAGCCGAACATCGCAGCCACCCAATGGCCTGAACCGTACTTACAGCTGCCAGAGTAATGAGCCCGTCTCCGAGAGCTGCGCTGGTGCTCCTGGACTCTATCAG GTTCCTCCTCATCCTCGTCGCGCGGCACCTGTAACGCCACCAGAGAAACGCAGAGAGCCGCTACGCAACG ATCCAGAGGTGCCAACTAGAGTGTCCTCCTCAAGCCCCGCCCCCAATGCTGTGTCAGTTGCTGCTATTGGACACACTCCGTCGGTCAGCTCTGGCTCCTCCCACTCTATGATCTCCTCAGATGTCAGTCTTCCCAGTGTTAGCAGCACTCCGCCCCCAGTGCCAAAACGAGGCAAGGCTCCGCCCCCTCCCCTACATGACCACTCCCCATCCCCCCAGCAAGACCTTTCTAAGAAAGGCCCGGCCCCTCTGCCAATCACTTCACAGGCTCCACCTCCTCTCCTGGCTGACCAGTCACCTTCTCCGGATGTTTCTAAGAAGCCAGCACCTCAGCCAATCAGCTCACAGCCTGCTTCTGAGCAACAGTCAGAAGCGGAGTTTCCATTGGCACCACCCCCCATTTCTCTCAGCCCCTCCCTCTCTGCGGGCGTGCCCATGACGATTGGAGCAGAACTGATCGAACTGGTGAGGAAAAACACAGGCCTTAGTTACGACCTTTCTCGTGTTGCCGTGGGCATCGTCGTGGGACACCTGCAGAGCGCTTTACCGACAGCAACATCCGACCTGGAGCAAGTGCTGCTGTCATTAGTGGAGAGTAAG gATTTGAGCTCGGCGCTGCCGCTCGGGCAGGTGTGTCATGACGAGCAGCGGCTGCAGGTGATCTTTAGTGATTTGGCGCGTCACCGTGACGACTCTCAGCAGCGCAGCTGGGCTCTTTATGAAGATCACGCGCTCATCGCATGTTACCTGGAGGAACTACTGCAGATACTG ACGGACGCAGATCCCGAGGTGTGTAAGAAGATGTGTCGTGTGAACGAGTTTGAGCCGGTTCAGTCGCTGGTGTCGTACTATCAGATG GAGCATCGCGTGTCACTGCGTCTGCTGCTGTTGAAGGTGTTTGGTGCGATGTGCAGTCTGGACGCGGCACTCATCTCCGCTCTACTGAACACAGTGTTGACCATGGAGCTGGCGCGAGACCTGCAGAACGACACACACG aacatGAGAAGATGTGTTACAGCGCGCTGCTGCTGGCGATGATCTTCAGCATGGGTGAACAGATCCCGCTGCATCACTACG ATCATTTGAACAGCAGTTTCCTTGAGTTTCTATTGGACGTGATTGAAGACGGTTTGCCCTCTGACCTCACCGAACAGCTGCCCGACCTCTTTATTAACCTGCTGCTGGCGTTCAACCTCCACCTGAGCG ctccAGACAGTAATATGGTGATGCAGGCGCTGATCAAGAGACACAATGTGAAGATTCTCACTGAGAAGATGTTATTACTGCTCAACAGAGGag aGGATCCCGTGTGTGTGTTCAGTCACGCTCCTGCCGCGCCGCACGCTGTGCTCAAGTTCCTGCAGGATGTGTTTGTGAGTCGAGACACGGCGGATATTTTCTACCACTCAGATCTGATGGTGATGATCGACATTGCAGTGAGACAGATCTCAGACCTGTCGCCTGGGGATAGA ATGCGAAGGGAGTATCTGTCTCTGATGCTCGCCATCATGCGCTCCACCGATTATCTGCAGCATCAGCATCGACTGCCGGACCTGCAGGCGGCGCTGCACAGGATTCTGGGCGAGGAAGACGAGGACGAAGGTTCGAGCAGACAGATGGACAAGCTGATCGTACAGCAGATGTATAAAGAGTTTCCTCACATCTGTAGAAACTGA
- the LOC127639562 gene encoding transmembrane protein 43 isoform X2, with amino-acid sequence MTEAFSGGDQHTRVHSCQSPGFLQRLSDSTGGVIVGICLFTLSFYVLFTNEGRALRTAMSLDEGLSQVVSLHPDMSLDHQNHNRLVHLSGPLHTSQPLYDPNYRISVQAVKLKRQVEMYQWVELSESRDYKENGETKTETTYTYNAEWRSEVISSRHFDQEVGHVNPSAMAVESVTVVAPDVWVGKLFLSNGLIEQINDFHTLSLQGFPDVNTFLTVYDDYFYHTANPRRPEVGDVRVRFVYAGLSGDGLYPGPAHKEVFAKEHQLNDMKTWALRVGGWALMFLGISLSTRIIYTLVDWVPVVRELVSVGLKMFAFSVSCSLSLFTIAAGWIFYRPLLAVLISALALLPVIITHARAPNKKNQ; translated from the exons ATGACTGAAGCA TTTTCAGGTGGTGATCAGCACACACGTgttcacagctgtcaatcacctGGATTTCTGCAGCGGTTGAGTGACAGCACCGGTGGTGTGATTGTGGGCATCTGTCTGTTCACCCTGTCCTTCTATGTGCTCTTCACCAATGAG GGTCGAGCTCTGCGTACAGCGATGTCTCTTGATGAGGGTCTCTCTCAGGTCGTGTCTCTTCATCCAGACATGAGTTTGGATCATCAGAATCACAATCGGCTGGTTCATCTGTCTGGACCGCTGCACACCTCACAG CCGCTGTACGACCCCAACTACAGAATCTCAGTGCAGGCGGTGAAGCTGAAGAGACAGGTGGAGATGTACCAATGGGTGGAGCTCTCCGAGAGCAG ggACTATAAAGAGAATGGAGAAACTAAGACAGAaaccacatacacataca ACGCTGAGTGGAGGTCAGAGGTCATTAGCAGCAGACACTTTGATCAGGAGGTCGGACACGTAAACCCCAG TGCAATGGCGGTGGAGAGCGTGACTGTTGTAGCTCCTGATGTTTGGGTCGGGAAGCTCTTCCTGTCTAATGGACTTATCGAGCAGATTAATGATTTCCACACGTTGAGTCTTCAAGGATTTCCTGATGTAAACAcattcctcactgtatatgatgATTATTTTTACCACACTGCAAACCCGCGAAGGCCAGAG GTTGGAGATGTGCGTGTGCGTTTTGTTTACGCTGGTCTCAGTGGTGATGGACTCTATCCTGGCCCCGCCCACAAG GAGGTGTTTGCTAAAGAGCATCAGCTGAACGATATGAAGACTTGGGCACTGCGGGTCGGCGGATGGGCACTCATGTTTCTGGGCATCAGTCTGAGCACACGCATCATCTACACACTgg TGGACTGGGTTCCTGTGGTGAGGGAGTTGGTATCGGTGGGACTGAAGATGTTTGCGTTCTCCGTCTCGTGTTCTCTGTCGCTGTTCACTATCGCGGCCGGCTGGATCTTCTATCGCCCTCTGCTGGCCGTGCTCATATCCGCCCTTGCGCTCCTGCCGGTCATCATCACACACGCTCGAGCGCCAAACAAGAAGAACCAATGA
- the LOC127639562 gene encoding transmembrane protein 43 isoform X1, translated as MTEAFSGGDQHTRVHSCQSPGFLQRLSDSTGGVIVGICLFTLSFYVLFTNEGRALRTAMSLDEGLSQVVSLHPDMSLDHQNHNRLVHLSGPLHTSQPLYDPNYRISVQAVKLKRQVEMYQWVELSESRDYKENGETKTETTYTYNAEWRSEVISSRHFDQEVGHVNPSAMAVESVTVVAPDVWVGKLFLSNGLIEQINDFHTLSLQGFPDVNTFLTVYDDYFYHTANPRRPEVGDVRVRFVYAGLSGDGLYPGPAHKVSIVAKQQGDKLTPFRTRSGDSLEILYMGELTAEEVFAKEHQLNDMKTWALRVGGWALMFLGISLSTRIIYTLVDWVPVVRELVSVGLKMFAFSVSCSLSLFTIAAGWIFYRPLLAVLISALALLPVIITHARAPNKKNQ; from the exons ATGACTGAAGCA TTTTCAGGTGGTGATCAGCACACACGTgttcacagctgtcaatcacctGGATTTCTGCAGCGGTTGAGTGACAGCACCGGTGGTGTGATTGTGGGCATCTGTCTGTTCACCCTGTCCTTCTATGTGCTCTTCACCAATGAG GGTCGAGCTCTGCGTACAGCGATGTCTCTTGATGAGGGTCTCTCTCAGGTCGTGTCTCTTCATCCAGACATGAGTTTGGATCATCAGAATCACAATCGGCTGGTTCATCTGTCTGGACCGCTGCACACCTCACAG CCGCTGTACGACCCCAACTACAGAATCTCAGTGCAGGCGGTGAAGCTGAAGAGACAGGTGGAGATGTACCAATGGGTGGAGCTCTCCGAGAGCAG ggACTATAAAGAGAATGGAGAAACTAAGACAGAaaccacatacacataca ACGCTGAGTGGAGGTCAGAGGTCATTAGCAGCAGACACTTTGATCAGGAGGTCGGACACGTAAACCCCAG TGCAATGGCGGTGGAGAGCGTGACTGTTGTAGCTCCTGATGTTTGGGTCGGGAAGCTCTTCCTGTCTAATGGACTTATCGAGCAGATTAATGATTTCCACACGTTGAGTCTTCAAGGATTTCCTGATGTAAACAcattcctcactgtatatgatgATTATTTTTACCACACTGCAAACCCGCGAAGGCCAGAG GTTGGAGATGTGCGTGTGCGTTTTGTTTACGCTGGTCTCAGTGGTGATGGACTCTATCCTGGCCCCGCCCACAAG gtgaGTATTGTAGCAAAGCAGCAGGGTGATAAATTGACACCCTTCAGGACTCGTTCAGGTGATTCACTGGAGATCTTGTATATGGGCGAGCTGACAGCAGAG GAGGTGTTTGCTAAAGAGCATCAGCTGAACGATATGAAGACTTGGGCACTGCGGGTCGGCGGATGGGCACTCATGTTTCTGGGCATCAGTCTGAGCACACGCATCATCTACACACTgg TGGACTGGGTTCCTGTGGTGAGGGAGTTGGTATCGGTGGGACTGAAGATGTTTGCGTTCTCCGTCTCGTGTTCTCTGTCGCTGTTCACTATCGCGGCCGGCTGGATCTTCTATCGCCCTCTGCTGGCCGTGCTCATATCCGCCCTTGCGCTCCTGCCGGTCATCATCACACACGCTCGAGCGCCAAACAAGAAGAACCAATGA
- the zgc:112334 gene encoding rab GDP dissociation inhibitor alpha → MPEFDVIVLGTGLKECILSGLMSVNGKKVLHIDCNSFYGGESASISPLEELYKRFQVSTPSKSMGRGKDWNVDLIPKFFLANGQLVKMLLYTEVTRYLDFKVVEGSFVYKGGKIHKVPCTDAETQTSDLMGMFDKRRFRKFMTFILNFEENDPRTHHDMDPHRTSMKDVFRHFDLGTDVIEFTGHTLALHVNDDYLEQPCLMTINRIKLYSESLARYTISPYLYPIFGLGELPQGFVRLSAVHGNSYMLNRHVDDIIMEGGRVAAVRSEGEVFRCKQLICDPSYMPGRVKKVGRVIRVICLLNHPIKNTHDVNSCQIIIPQTHLNRKSDIYVCMVSYCHNVAAEGKYIAVVSTMVETSNPEKEVQPGLALLEPIMEKFVSVSNLMVPTDDGRRSQIFISRSYDPTTHFETETDDIMDLHRRITGSEFIFRDPRDCDVDSDE, encoded by the exons atGCCGGAGTTTGATGTGATCGTTCTGGGAACTGGACTGAAG GAATGTATTTTATCTGGTCTGATGTCTGTAAACGGCAAGAAGGTCCTACACATTGACTGTAACTCGTTTTATGGTGGCGAGAGCGCGTCTATTTCCCCTCTGGAAGAG CTGTATAAGAGGTTTCAGGTTTCCACTCCGTCTAAATCGATGGGACGCGGGAAAGACTGGAATGTGGATCTGATTCCCAAATTCTTTCTTGCCAACG GTCAGCTGGTGAAAATGTTGCTGTACACAGAAGTCACCAGATATTTGGACTTTAAAGTGGTTGAAGGAAGTTTTGTGTACAAAGGCGGCAAAATTCACAAAGTTCCCTGCACTGATGCTGAAACTCAGACTTCAG ATCTGATGGGGATGTTTGACAAGCGCAGATTCCGCAAGTTCATGACATTCATCCTGAATTTCGAGGAGAATGATCCGCGGACGCATCACGACATGGACCCGCACAGAACCAGCATGAAGGACGTGTTTCGACACTTTGACCTGGGCACTGATGTCATCGAGTTCACAGGTCACACGCTGGCCCTACACGTCAATGATGA TTATCTGGAGCAGCCGTGTCTGATGACCATCAACCGTATCAAGCTGTACTCAGAGTCTCTGGCACGATACACCATCAGCCCGTATCTCTACCCCATCTTCGGTCTGGGCGAGCTGCCGCAGGGCTTCGTCAG ACTCAGTGCCGTACATGGGAACAGCTACATGCTGAACAGACACGTCGATGACATCATAATGGAGGGAGGGCGAGTGGCGGCGGTACGATCCGAGGGAGAG GTGTTTCGCTGTAAGCAGCTGATCTGTGACCCGAGTTACATGCCCGGCCGCGTCAAGAAAGTGGGGCGGGTCATACGAGTCATCTGTTTACTGAATCATCCAATCAAAAACACCCACGATGTCAACTCATGTCAAATCATCATACCGCAAACACACCTGAACAGAAAGTCAG ATATCTACGTGTGTATGGTGTCATACTGTCATAATGTGGCAGCGGAAGGGAAGTATATTGCTGTCGTGAGCACAATGGTGGAAACCAGTAACCCAGAGAAGGAAGTTCAGCCTGGTTTAGCCCTCCTGGAGCCCATCATGGAGAA GTTTGTGTCGGTCAGTAATCTGATGGTCCCTACAGACGACGGTCGCAGGAGTCAG ATCTTCATCTCACGCTCGTACGATCCCACAACACACTTCGAGACGGAGACCGATGACATCATGGATCTGCACCGCCGCATCACAGGGTCAGAGTTCATCTTCAGGGACCCCAGAGACTGTGACGTCGACTCCGACGAGTAG
- the LOC127639563 gene encoding rho-related GTP-binding protein RhoA-B-like, with translation MATIRKKLVIVGDGACGKTCLLIVFSKDQFPEVYVPTVFENYVADIEVDGKQVELALWDTAGQEDYDRLRPLSYPDTDVILMCFSIDSPDSLENIPEKWTPEVKHFCPNIPIILVGNKKDLRNDEHTRRELFKMKQEPVKLEEGRDMANRICAFGYMECSAKTKDGVREVFEMATRAALQAKRGKKSNKCVLL, from the exons ATGGCCACCATCCGTAAGAAGCTGGTGATCGTGGGCGACGGCGCGTGCGGGAAAACGTGTCTGCTCATCGTCTTCAGTAAAGATCAGTTTCCGGAGGTTTACGTGCCCACCGTATTTGAAAACTATGTGGCCGACATTGAGGTGGACGGGAAACAG gttgaGTTGGCATTGTGGGATACGGCAGGTCAGGAGGATTACGATCGCTTGAGGCCACTCTCTTATCCCGATACTGACGTCATTCTCATGTGTTTCTCCATCGACAGTCCAGACAGTCTAG AGAACATTCCTGAGAAATGGACACCAGAAGTGAAACATTTCTGTCCAAACATTCCCATAATCCTGGTGGGCAACAAGAAGGACCTGCGGAATGATGAACACACTCGCCGTGAACTCTTCAAGAtgaagcag GAGCCCGTGAAACTGGAGGAGGGCCGCGACATGGCCAACAGAATCTGTGCCTTTGGATACATGGAGTGCTCTGCGAAAACTAAAGATGGCGTGCGGGAGGTTTTTGAGATGGCCACCAGGGCGGCGCTGCAGGCCAAACGGGGCAAGAAGAGCAATAAATGTGTACTGCTGTAA